GTGCTGCTCACCGACGGCGAAGACCAGGACTCCGGCGCGCTGGAGGCTGCCGAGAAAGCGGCCAAGGAGGGATTGCGCATCTTCACCATCGGCATTGGCACGGCTGACGGGGAGATTCTGCGCGTCAAGGATGCCAAGGGTGGCAGCGATTATGTCCGCGATGAGCAGGGCAACGTTGTGAAGTCGCACCTGAATGAGCGGCTGTTGCAGCAAATCGCCGGCGCAACCGAAGGAGGCTTCTACCTGCCGTTGCGCGGAGCCAAAGCCATTGACACGCTCTACGACGAGGGCCTGGCCAAGCTGCCCAAGACTCAGCACCAGGAGAAACTCGTCCGCCGCTATCACGAGCGCTACCATTTACCCCTGGCGACGGCCATTGTGCTACTGCTCGTGGAAATGCTCTTCCCTGAGCGTAAACGCATGCGTACCACGAATTACACGAACGACACTAACCGGTCTCAAGAACCCCGCGCTGGGGAGCGATCAAATTCAACCGGGAGCCCGCCGGCTAAACCCCAAAGTCGCTCCCGGACTTCCAGCCTGCCGCACGCCGTCCCGCTTTTGTGTGTGTCGTGCGTTTCGTGGTTCCTCCTCTGGCCGGGGCAAGGGTTCGCTTCGCCCTCCACCGCGCTGAGGGAATACAAGGCCGGCAACTACGACCAGGCGCTCAAGGAGTATGAACGCCTGCTCAAGAAGAAAACTGATGACCCCCGCCTGCATTTCAACGCCGGTACCGCCGCTTACCGCAACCAGCAATACGACGAAGCCGCCAAGCAGTTCAACGCCACGCTCTCTTCACCGGACCTTAAGCTCCAGGGGCTGGCTTATTACAACGAGGGCAATTCCCTCTACCACCTCGGCGAACGCAATCCCGACCCCAAGCAGCGCACGGAGGCCTGGGAGAAAGCCCTTCAAGGCTACCAAAGCAGCCTGAAGCTCAACCCGCAGGACCTGGATGCCAGGTTCAACTACGAGTTTGTGAAGAAGAAGCTCGAAGAACTCAAGCAGGAGCAGCAACAGTCCCAAAAGGACAAGCAGGATAATCAAGACGACAATCAGGAGCAGAACCCGCAACAGCAGCAGGACCAAAACCAACAGCAGGACCAGCAGAAACAACAAGATCAGCAACAACAGCAGGCTCAGCAAAACCAGAAGCAGGACTCCTCCGAACAACAGAAGTCGGCGGAGCAGAAAAAGGAGGAGGAGCAACAACAGGCCGCCCAGCAAACCCCGCCTGAGAAGCAGGACCAGCAGCAGGCGCAGCAGTCAGCCGGCCAGGACAAGGAGGATTCCGGCGAACAGGACCAGCAGTCCGCCGCCACTCAGTCGCTAGCTCAGATGACCCGGGCGCAAGCCGAGCAGTTGTTGGACGCGCAGAAGGAGGATGAGAAATTGCTCCAGCCCCAGCCCACCGGCAAGCCGCAGGATACCAGCCGACCGTTCAGGGATTGGTGAGGCCGAGCCCTAGTCCGCCTTGGATGGCTTCGATTCCTTTTCCGCGGCGCGAGCCTTTTCAGGCTTGGGCGCACGCTCGGCCCGCGGAGGGCGGTCCGGCCGGGAGCCATGAGTCCTCTTGTCGCCCGCATCGGCTTTGGCGGGGGCGCCTCCGGTCCTTCCGTGAGCAGGATCGTAACGACGGCCACGCTTCTCGGTCCTGGACTCTTCTTTCTTTGCTTCCGCAGCCGGGGCGGCGACTGGCTCTGGTGGCGGCGTGGTGCTCTCGACCCGGACTTTGAGCTTGCCAGTAACGTCATGGTGAAGCCGAAGTTCAACTTCGTGGTCGCCCAAAGTGCGGATAGGTGTTTCGAGATGGATCTTCTTCTTGTCCAGTGAGACGTCGAATTGGGTCTTGAGCTGGTCAGCGATCATGCCCGAGGTTACCGTGCCGAACATCTTGCCGTCCTCGCCCGTCTTGACCGTGAGCAGGCAGATGAGCTTGGCGAGGCTCTTCGCCAGCTCGTTCATGGTGTTGAATTCGTGGGCTTCGCGATCGGCACGCCGCTGGCGGAGGACCTCCAGCCGGCGCTTGTTGACTCCGGTCAGCGGAATTGCCAGACCCTGCGGGAACAAGAAATTGCGCGCGTAGCCAGCGGCGACTTTGACCTGGTCGGACTCGGCGCCCAGACCAACGATGTTATGAGTGAGGATGACTTCAGTTTTAGCCATGTGTGAAAGAATTGCGTGTTGCGTGTTACGTGGGGGCGAATGAGCCTTCCACCGCCGATCCTAGAATGGAACGTCGTCTTCTTCGGGCGCGGCGGATTCGGGCTCGGCTGCGGCAGCTGGGGCAGACGCCGGACGGGTGGCGGTCGGCGCGGCGTTGTCGGAGCCCCTTGAGTCAATGAAGGTGAATCCCTCCAATACGACTTTGAGTTTGCTTTGCTTCTGGTGCGTGGTCTTGTCTTCCCATGTGTCCAGTTTGAGGCGGCCTTCCACCAGCAGGGGTCGGCCTTTCTTCATGTATTGAGCGATGATCTCGGCTTGGCGCGCCCAAGCGTCCACATCAATAAAGCTCACCTCTTCCTTGGATTCGCCGGTTTCGCTCTTCCATGTTCGGTTAACGGCAAGAGTAAGTCGGGCGACCGCCGTTCCCTTGGGCGTGTAACGGAGTTCGGGGTCGCGAGTCAGGTTGCCTGCTATAATCACTTTGTTGAATCCAGTCATAGTGAGCCTTTCTCCTAGACGGTGGCTGTTGCTGCTGCCGGTTTCGGTGCCGCGGCCTCGGTGAACAGCACCCGGAAAACGTCCTCGCTCATGGTGAACCGACGCTTCAACTGATCCAGAATCGTTGGCTGGCCCTCAAAGATCACGTTGACGTAGAAACCGGCGCTGTGACGCTTGTTGGCGACGCGAGCAAAGCTCTTCTTGTCCATCTTCTGCACGGTTTCCACCTTGCCGCCCAGCGAGGTGATCTCGGCGGAGATCTTGTCAATGGCATCTTTGATGCCTTCTTCTCTTCCTGCCGTATCAAGTATGAACAGGCCTTCGTATCGTTTCACTGCTCTTCTCTTTCGTTTGCGGAGCCGGTTACGACTCCGTTAAATTGACTCATTGCTTTCTGTATTCCGGCGTCCAGCCAGGTTTCGGCCTGATCGGATGCCACGCCCACGACTCTATCTGCCAACGCCGCTTCCGTCGAACTAAATCGCCCCAGCACGTGGCCGGCTATTTCGCGCGCGCCGCTCTGCCGGCCAATTCCTATTCGCAGCCGGGCGTATTCGCAAGTGCCCACGTGCCGCTCGATGGATTCCAGCCCATGATGGCCGCCGCTGCCGCCGCCCGGCCGCATCCGGATTTCGCCCAGCGGCAAGTCCGCATCGTCCACCACTACCAGCAATCGCTTCGCCGGCACCTGGTAAAACGCCATAACCATCCCAACCGCCTCACCGCTCGAGTTCATGTACGTCTGCGGCTCGCAAAGCAGCGCGCGGCGGTTGGCCCGCTGCGCGGCAGCCAGCCGGGCATTGAACTTCTTCTCATAAGCCCAAACCGCGCGCCATCGTTCCGCCAGCCGTTGGACGGTGAGGAAACCCGCGTTGTGCCGGGTCCGCGCATACTCCGCGCCGGGATTGCCCAGACCCACGATGAGATACAGGTTCTCCATCCGGGGCGCTGGTCTGGCAGCCCGGTCGAGCCCGGGCCGCCACCCAAGTTACTTCTTCTTCCCTGCTGCGGGCGCAGCCTTCTTTTCGGCTCCGGCTGGGGCTGCTTTCTCGGCGCCCGGGGCGACCTTCTCCGCACCCTTGGCTGGAGCCTTTTCGGCCCCCTTGACGGCACCTTTCTCCGCGCCCTTGGCCGGCGGAGCGCCCTCTTCGCCCTCTTCCTTCTTCTCTTTGATCATCTCGACCTCGCCCGGCACAGCTTCCGCTGCCGCTGCCGCTTCGGCCGCTTCCTCCTCCTCCGTGCGCGGCGCGGAGACGGCAATGACGGAAATGTGCTTGTCTCCGAGGATCTCGCAGCCCGCAGGCGCGGAAATGTCACCCAAGTGTATGGCCTGCCCGATCTTGAGATGGCTCACGTCCACCAAAATCTGCTCCGGCAAATCCTTCGGCAGGCCGCGCACCCGAATATTGAAGAGCACGTGTTCGAGCACGCCGCCTTCCGTCTTCACGCCTTCGGATTCGCCAACTGCCTCTACCGGCACCTGAATGGTCACTCTCTCGTTTTCGGCCACCTCATGAAAATCAACATGCAGCACCTTGCCGGTGAGGGGATGGTGCTGGACTTCCTGCACCAGCGCCAGGCGCTTGGGCCGGGCGTCGTCCTTGACGGCCAGGTCCACGAGCAGGTTCTCGGACACCGAATGGTGGATGAGGTCTTCCATTTCCTTGGCGCTGACCTCGAGGTTCTGCGTTTGGGCATGCCGCCCATAAATGACGGCCGGAATGCGGCCGCCCGCGCGGAGGGCTTTGGCCCCGGCGCGCCTCCCCAGGACTCGGGGAGCGGCTTTGAGTGCTACTGATTTCATTGTCTAGTTTCTATTAACAGCGGCGTTAGCTCGTGCGCCCGCCTCTAAATTCAAACAGCGAAGTGACCGACGAATTGCTATGGATCCGCTTGATGGCTTCGCCCAAAAGCCCCGCCACCGACAGCGTCACGATCTTTACGCCGCTGATGACAGGGCGCAGGACAGTATCAGTTGTCACCAATTCGTCAATAGGCGATTTGCGCAATCTTTCAACCCCCATCTTGTTGAGGATGGCATGGGAAACGCAGGCCAAGATTTTCCTGGCGCCCTTGTGCTTCAGCAGTTCGGCCGCCTTGACCAGAGTGCCCGCCGTCTCGGTCAAATCGTCCACCAGCAAGGCATCCTTGCCACGAATCTCGCCGATAACAGCCATAGACTCGACCTCGCTGGCACTCTTGCGCCGTTTGGCCACAATCGCCAGGCTCGCTTCCAGCACCTGCGAATACGCATAGGCCATCTTCAGCCCGCCCACATCCGGGCTCACCACGACCAGGTCGCGCAGCTTCTTGGTCTTCAGGTACTCATACATCACCGGCGCCGCATACAGATGATCCACCGGAATGTCAAAGAACCCCTGGATCTGCTGGGCATGGAGGTCCATGGCCAGGATTCGATTAGCGCCTGCGGCCACCAGCAGGTTGGCCACTAGCTTGGCCGTAATCGGCACCCGCGGCTGGTCCTTGCGGTCCTGCCGGGCGTACCCGTAAAACGGCAGCACTGCGGTGATCCGCGCCGCGCTCGCCCGTCGCAACGCATCAATCATGATGAACATTTCCATCAAATGATGGTTCGTCGGCGGACTGGTGGACTGGACTACGAAGACATCTTCCCCGCGAACATTCTCCTCGACCTTCACGAACGTCTCCCCGTCCGGGAACGGTTTGATGGTGGATTGGCCCAGCCCAATTCCAATATATGCGCAAATGGACTCGGCCAATGGTGGATTCGAACTGCCGCTGAAAATCTTCACAAATCGCCTGTTCTATGGTTAAAACAAAAAACCACCGCACCGGTGGCTAAAAAGCAGGCCAAACTTTACCAGCCCGCTGGCGCGGCGCAAGCGGAATCCGCGCACACGCACAGACGCGGAGCCTCAGCGCCAGACAAACGCAAGCTTCATCACGGATTCCCGGGAAGTGCCAACAGTGGTTTTCACCCGCACAGCCCGGATGGTTGAGGCACACGGATCTTAAGGGTAACATTGCGAACAGGCCAGAGCCGGATGGGCCCACGCAACCTCTAATCTGCGCACTGTCCATATTTTGGACAGTGGGGCTGCCTGCCTGACTTCCTCGGTCCCCGATGACACTGGCACCTCCGGCTTGGGGTTACGGTGGCGGCAGGGTGATGCTACGGTGTGTATCCCATGGGGAGCGCTCCCCATGGGATACACACCGTAGCCGGACCGCATTAGCATGCCATCCACAAGCCAGAACCAGCGTGCGACCACTGCAACGGCGCCATCGCCCGTCCATCGGGGGCGCTGGAGGTTAGAAAAGGGGAGCGCCAGACGACGAATCGCCATCAAGGTTCACCGGAATTTCTCGAAGAACCGAATCTGATTGGCCCATGGTCGCGGCCAAATAGAACGAACAGATCGTCGCTGCCGTGTACAGAACGGCGTTCACAAACGAGCCCAGTACCCTCCGCTCCGCGAAGGGGGGCAAACCGTTGACCAAAGATAGGTGTGGAAACACGGACACCAAGATGCTAAACCCATGGTGTCATTTTGCCGTGAGGCAACGCGTGGGAAGCCGAGCGTCACCAGCACGTGGCTCGCATCCGCCCTGTCACTCGCTGCCCAACATGACTATCAGCTAAGGGTAATCCAGCCGCCGCCCAGCACGAGATCGTCCTGGTAGAACACCGCCGCCTGACCGGGCGTGATGGCGCGCTGGGGAACGTGCAGCTTCACTTTGACCGATCCACCGGCCAACGGAGTGACCGTGCAAGGGGCGCCGGGGTGGTTGTAGCGAATCTTGACAGCCGCCTCGAAAGTGGCGGGCGGAGCGTCGAAAGGGATCCAGTTGCACCTCGCCGCAACGAATTCATCTCCTACGAGGGCTGCATCGTCGCCCACGATGACCCTGTTGCGCCTGGCATCCAGCTCAATCACGTAAAGCGGCGTGCGAGAGGAAATGCCAAGGCCGCGGCGCTGTCCAATCGTGTAGAACTCGATACCGTCATGCTGGCCAAGCACCTGGCCCTGGAGATTTACAATCTCACCGCGGTGCTTCTGGACGAGCTTGGCCTGCTGGAGAAACTTGCCGTAATCGTTGTCCGGCACAAAACAGATTTCCATGCTCTCTTCCTTGTCGGCGGTCCGGAAGCCGCGACCCCGGGCCAAGGCTCGGGTCTCGGTCTTGGTCCTGTCGCCAAGCGGGAAAAGGGCACGGGCCAGTTGGTCCTGCCTAAGCGAGAAGAGAAAGTAGCTCTGGTCCTTGCGCAAATCGCGTCCCCGCTTCAGCAGGGTGCGGGAGCCGTCCGGGCTCTTCTCAAGCCGCGCAAAGTGGCCGGTGGCGACGTATTGGGCTCCAAGCTGCTCGGCCCGCTGGATCAGCCGGCCGAACTTCAGGTGCTGGTTGCACACCACGCAGGGATTAGGCGTCCGGCCGGCCCTATACTCCTCCGCGAAGTATTGAACGACCCGGCGCTGGAATTCGGCCGATTCGTCCATCGGGTAATACGGGATGCCCAGCTTGTGGCAGACCGCCCGGGCGTCCGCGATGGCCTGGGGGCCGCAGCACTTGTCCTCCGCGAGCAGCAGGCAATCGTACGACCATAGTTTGAGGGTCACCCCGACCACGTCGTAGCCCTCTTCAAGCAAGAGGGCGGCGGTGGCGGAGGAGTCCACCCCGCCACTCAGCCCCACGACAACGCGTGTTTTCTTCTGCGCGGTCACAAGCGCGTTAACATACGTGCGCCCTGGCACCCTGTAAATGGCGCCGCAGACGCGTCGGGCTGGCAGATCGACTCGCCTCGGTTATCGCCTTGCCTCCTGGCTGGCTCCCGGCATGATGACATTCCTAGATGTTTGTTCGGCGTATCCAGAGTCGTGCGTTTAAGTGTCACCTGATTATGCACTGCAAAAACTTGTTAGTCCTCAGCTCCGTCTGCCTGGCTGCAACCACTGTGAACACGGCAGCGCTCGGCCCCTTTGAAATTCTCCCGTTCGAGGATGGATTCATCCAGGAGGCTTACGTGGACCTGTTGTCCGGCGGCAACATCGCCGACTGGACGGGTTGGTCGGGATCGAGCTTCGTATCCCCCGATGCCTACAACGGCCACATCGGCAGCGATTTCTCCATGCAGACCGGCACGCCCCTCTACGCCGCCGCCGCCGGCACAGTGATCGGCACCTATTCCGGCTACGCTGCCAACGACCATAGCGATCCTTATTACGGCAACTACGTCAAGATCGCCGTTGACGGCCTCACCCCCAACGGCGATGCCGTTAATGTCATCTACGGCCACATGCTCTCGGTCTCCGTCTCCGTCGGCCAGCACGTCAATGTCGGCGACCAGGTTGGGCTCTCCGACAACACGGGGCTGTCCGACTCAGAGCATTTGCATTTCGAGAGCGACCTGCGAAGCGGGGGCACGGCGATCTGCCCGCTCTACTGGGCGCACTTCAAGTATCCGATCATGTTCAACCCGGCGGGCACGCATCAGCTCGGGCGAGTGGTAAGGGTGACGGTGGCGAGCACAGCAATCCGGAATGGCCGTTTTGACAGCAGCACTCAGATTGGAACGGCATACCTGGACCAGCTTTATTTCTGCAGCTATCCCAAGCGCGGCTATTACCAGGTCTTCATTCCGAACAATACCGCCTATCGGTCGGGATGGCTGCGGGCAACCGACGTGGAGGAGGTATTCACAGGGACGGTCATTCAGCCGTTGCCGGATAATGTGACCTACGTGCATCTAGGCCAACTCGCGTCCAAATACCCCATTCGAGCCTCAGCCAGCGACGGCGCCGCGCAGATCGGCGAGATCGTATTCGGCGGTGGCCGGTTTGTCGCTGACCAGATATCCAACGGTTACTATCGCATCCCGGTGCCCGGTGCCTCGGCCACGTGGGGGTGGGTCAAGCCAAACAGCCGTATGGTGGTTTACCCAGAGTTGACCAACCCCAACGTCAACCTCGCCAACCTGCCCGACAACGATTTCCCCATCACCGAGAACTTCACCACGACCGGCAAGTCCATGTTCGGCCGGCCCAAGTTCAACCGTTCGGTAGTCAAGTCGTTCAGCCCAGCCGCCCCGGGCGGGGACGGCAAAGCGCTGTTCATGACTGACAAAACCAATTATGGCACCGGCACAAGCGAATCGGTCACGGTGGGCAAGCCGGGCCATCGCAACTATTACGTGCAGTGCGCCGTCTATTTCAGCTATCAGCCCTCCTACCTCGGCACAGACGAGTGGGAGCGCTACGGCATCTTCCTGCGCGACGACGGCTTCGCCGGGCTGGACACCACCTACGAAGGAGCGGGCAACAGCTACGCGCTGCTTTGGGACAACGACGACGGGCGTCTGCGCGCGGCCAAGCTAGTGGACGCCGCGATTACAGATTACTTCCCCACGGCCACCTATATTACCAGCAGCGGCTGGCACACCATGCGCATCGAAGCTTACGGCACGAGCATCAAGTATTACCTGGACGGAAACCTGCTGGTCGAAGCCACTGACTCGACGTTCCATTCCGGCCACTGCGGGATGGGCTACAGCAACCACGCCGGCGGCAGCAATCCAGCCGCGCGCGGCGCCTACTTCGACAACTTCATCGCGGACACCCTTGATCCCGTCCAAGCCCCCGCCATCACCACGCAGCCACAGCAGCAGACGGTTGGTAATGGCGGCAGTGCGACCTTCACCGTGGCGGCCACCGGCACGGCGCCGCTCGCTTACCAGTGGATGAAGAATGGAGCAAACATCTCCGGCGCTACGACCACGGCTCTGACCATCGTCAACGCGCAGTTGTCGGACGCGGCCTTTTACACCGTGTTGGTCAGCAATACCGGCGGCTCGGTCACGAGCAGCGCAACCCAATTGGTCCTGACGACAACGCCGATTGCCCCCGGCACCGGCACCGGGCTGCAAGGCAGCTACTATGACAACCAGGACCTTACCACCGTCAAAATCGTTCGCACCGACGCGACGGTTGATTTTGACTGGGGCACGGGTTCCCCCGATGCCAGCATCGGGCCTGATGCTTTCTCGGTGCGATGGGCCGGACAGGTCGAACCGCGCTACACCCAGACCTACACGTTTTATACCCGCACCGACGATGGCGCACGGCTTTGGGTTAACGGCGTCCTGTTGGTAGATCAATGGGGTGACCAGGGCCCCACCGAGTGGAGTGGCTCGATTGCCCTGGCCGCCGGACAGAAATACGACTTTCGTCTGGAATATTACGAAAACGGCGGCGGGGCCACGGCTCAACTCCGTTGGTCGTGCGCCAGCCAGCTTAAAGAGATCATTCCGACTTCCCAACTCTACCCGAATACTGCCCCAACAATTACCACGCAGCCGCAGGGACAGGCGGTCATCGCGGGCGCTAATGTCACCTTCTCTGTGGCGGCCGCCGGCACGGCACCGCTGGCGTATCAGTGGCTTCTCAATGGCGCACCGATCTCGGGGGCGACGAGCAGCAGTCACGCGCTCGTCAACG
Above is a window of Candidatus Paceibacterota bacterium DNA encoding:
- the ssb gene encoding single-stranded DNA-binding protein is translated as MTGFNKVIIAGNLTRDPELRYTPKGTAVARLTLAVNRTWKSETGESKEEVSFIDVDAWARQAEIIAQYMKKGRPLLVEGRLKLDTWEDKTTHQKQSKLKVVLEGFTFIDSRGSDNAAPTATRPASAPAAAAEPESAAPEEDDVPF
- the rplI gene encoding 50S ribosomal protein L9 — its product is MAKTEVILTHNIVGLGAESDQVKVAAGYARNFLFPQGLAIPLTGVNKRRLEVLRQRRADREAHEFNTMNELAKSLAKLICLLTVKTGEDGKMFGTVTSGMIADQLKTQFDVSLDKKKIHLETPIRTLGDHEVELRLHHDVTGKLKVRVESTTPPPEPVAAPAAEAKKEESRTEKRGRRYDPAHGRTGGAPAKADAGDKRTHGSRPDRPPRAERAPKPEKARAAEKESKPSKAD
- the mnmA gene encoding tRNA 2-thiouridine(34) synthase MnmA codes for the protein MPGRTYVNALVTAQKKTRVVVGLSGGVDSSATAALLLEEGYDVVGVTLKLWSYDCLLLAEDKCCGPQAIADARAVCHKLGIPYYPMDESAEFQRRVVQYFAEEYRAGRTPNPCVVCNQHLKFGRLIQRAEQLGAQYVATGHFARLEKSPDGSRTLLKRGRDLRKDQSYFLFSLRQDQLARALFPLGDRTKTETRALARGRGFRTADKEESMEICFVPDNDYGKFLQQAKLVQKHRGEIVNLQGQVLGQHDGIEFYTIGQRRGLGISSRTPLYVIELDARRNRVIVGDDAALVGDEFVAARCNWIPFDAPPATFEAAVKIRYNHPGAPCTVTPLAGGSVKVKLHVPQRAITPGQAAVFYQDDLVLGGGWITLS
- the pth gene encoding aminoacyl-tRNA hydrolase, with the translated sequence MENLYLIVGLGNPGAEYARTRHNAGFLTVQRLAERWRAVWAYEKKFNARLAAAQRANRRALLCEPQTYMNSSGEAVGMVMAFYQVPAKRLLVVVDDADLPLGEIRMRPGGGSGGHHGLESIERHVGTCEYARLRIGIGRQSGAREIAGHVLGRFSSTEAALADRVVGVASDQAETWLDAGIQKAMSQFNGVVTGSANEREEQ
- the rpsF gene encoding 30S ribosomal protein S6, whose amino-acid sequence is MKRYEGLFILDTAGREEGIKDAIDKISAEITSLGGKVETVQKMDKKSFARVANKRHSAGFYVNVIFEGQPTILDQLKRRFTMSEDVFRVLFTEAAAPKPAAATATV
- a CDS encoding ribose-phosphate pyrophosphokinase → MKIFSGSSNPPLAESICAYIGIGLGQSTIKPFPDGETFVKVEENVRGEDVFVVQSTSPPTNHHLMEMFIMIDALRRASAARITAVLPFYGYARQDRKDQPRVPITAKLVANLLVAAGANRILAMDLHAQQIQGFFDIPVDHLYAAPVMYEYLKTKKLRDLVVVSPDVGGLKMAYAYSQVLEASLAIVAKRRKSASEVESMAVIGEIRGKDALLVDDLTETAGTLVKAAELLKHKGARKILACVSHAILNKMGVERLRKSPIDELVTTDTVLRPVISGVKIVTLSVAGLLGEAIKRIHSNSSVTSLFEFRGGRTS
- a CDS encoding VWA domain-containing protein gives rise to the protein MTFANPHILWLLLALPPALLAFFWWAGRKRQQLLAQFIQARLLPSLTVGISATRQRIRVACLVLAAACLILALARPQWGFHWEEVKQRGLDIVVAIDTSKSMLAMDIAPNRLARAKLAALDLMQHAKSDRLGLVAFAGTAFLQCPLTIDDSAFRQSVEALDVNIIPQGGTALAEAIQSALTAYKEGDNYKVLVLLTDGEDQDSGALEAAEKAAKEGLRIFTIGIGTADGEILRVKDAKGGSDYVRDEQGNVVKSHLNERLLQQIAGATEGGFYLPLRGAKAIDTLYDEGLAKLPKTQHQEKLVRRYHERYHLPLATAIVLLLVEMLFPERKRMRTTNYTNDTNRSQEPRAGERSNSTGSPPAKPQSRSRTSSLPHAVPLLCVSCVSWFLLWPGQGFASPSTALREYKAGNYDQALKEYERLLKKKTDDPRLHFNAGTAAYRNQQYDEAAKQFNATLSSPDLKLQGLAYYNEGNSLYHLGERNPDPKQRTEAWEKALQGYQSSLKLNPQDLDARFNYEFVKKKLEELKQEQQQSQKDKQDNQDDNQEQNPQQQQDQNQQQDQQKQQDQQQQQAQQNQKQDSSEQQKSAEQKKEEEQQQAAQQTPPEKQDQQQAQQSAGQDKEDSGEQDQQSAATQSLAQMTRAQAEQLLDAQKEDEKLLQPQPTGKPQDTSRPFRDW
- a CDS encoding immunoglobulin domain-containing protein; translated protein: MNTAALGPFEILPFEDGFIQEAYVDLLSGGNIADWTGWSGSSFVSPDAYNGHIGSDFSMQTGTPLYAAAAGTVIGTYSGYAANDHSDPYYGNYVKIAVDGLTPNGDAVNVIYGHMLSVSVSVGQHVNVGDQVGLSDNTGLSDSEHLHFESDLRSGGTAICPLYWAHFKYPIMFNPAGTHQLGRVVRVTVASTAIRNGRFDSSTQIGTAYLDQLYFCSYPKRGYYQVFIPNNTAYRSGWLRATDVEEVFTGTVIQPLPDNVTYVHLGQLASKYPIRASASDGAAQIGEIVFGGGRFVADQISNGYYRIPVPGASATWGWVKPNSRMVVYPELTNPNVNLANLPDNDFPITENFTTTGKSMFGRPKFNRSVVKSFSPAAPGGDGKALFMTDKTNYGTGTSESVTVGKPGHRNYYVQCAVYFSYQPSYLGTDEWERYGIFLRDDGFAGLDTTYEGAGNSYALLWDNDDGRLRAAKLVDAAITDYFPTATYITSSGWHTMRIEAYGTSIKYYLDGNLLVEATDSTFHSGHCGMGYSNHAGGSNPAARGAYFDNFIADTLDPVQAPAITTQPQQQTVGNGGSATFTVAATGTAPLAYQWMKNGANISGATTTALTIVNAQLSDAAFYTVLVSNTGGSVTSSATQLVLTTTPIAPGTGTGLQGSYYDNQDLTTVKIVRTDATVDFDWGTGSPDASIGPDAFSVRWAGQVEPRYTQTYTFYTRTDDGARLWVNGVLLVDQWGDQGPTEWSGSIALAAGQKYDFRLEYYENGGGATAQLRWSCASQLKEIIPTSQLYPNTAPTITTQPQGQAVIAGANVTFSVAAAGTAPLAYQWLLNGAPISGATSSSHALVNVQPSDAGDYSVVVSNLLGSVTSSNATLVVSATGLPPTITAQPQGQSVSAGTAVTFSVVAAGTPPFGYQWRRNGAAIAGASASSYTRSNVQSADVGLYSVVVSNAYGTVTSAEAALTLTAAIAFQDNFESCDLSGWAVYPGASSLDGSNAQNHTPGGGCSARVDNSLDKMYHNFGIEVGGRMRATWWIYDGAQTRAYAEVRAHTGAGYDGSAIQQLLAAGKYSSVTLTGEVWDGTKYQGRVSNGANAGWFNLNAAGAPSRSTSWHKFAIERRADGTTIDFYVDDILSRTIYSATDATIDSILIGSVAAGTTTGEAWIDDVLVEYFDLPSIVTQPVGQTVAAGGNATFSVSATNTVLSYQWRLNGVNIAGATTSSFAINNAQAAHAGSYTVVVANGVGPTVSAAASLTVIDPPVITTPPQDQNVAAGATATFTFTATGTGPLDYQWHFNGTAIAGATGTSYTCVNAQSSNAGPYVVVVSNVGGSVSSPPALLAVNNPPVLSGVRDRSIHAGATLRFTAMASDPDSAQSRTFSLDPGAPAGAEIDAATGVFSWPTSAAQLDTINPVAVRVTDNGVPVLSDVKTFYITVVARPLLQSLTLSNQTVTLQWSAIAETTYGVQFKDSLTPTDWVDLTNVVATSNTASVPDTLGSLTGQRFYRIVVRD
- a CDS encoding 50S ribosomal protein L25 — translated: MKSVALKAAPRVLGRRAGAKALRAGGRIPAVIYGRHAQTQNLEVSAKEMEDLIHHSVSENLLVDLAVKDDARPKRLALVQEVQHHPLTGKVLHVDFHEVAENERVTIQVPVEAVGESEGVKTEGGVLEHVLFNIRVRGLPKDLPEQILVDVSHLKIGQAIHLGDISAPAGCEILGDKHISVIAVSAPRTEEEEAAEAAAAAEAVPGEVEMIKEKKEEGEEGAPPAKGAEKGAVKGAEKAPAKGAEKVAPGAEKAAPAGAEKKAAPAAGKKK